In Meiothermus ruber DSM 1279, the following proteins share a genomic window:
- a CDS encoding aspartate kinase, with protein sequence MALIVQKYGGTSVGDLERIHKVAQRIHHYLEKGHRIAVVVSAMGRTTDELIALARRVNKRPPQRELDMLTTIGEQQSVALLSMQLHAMGIPARGFTQHQIGITTDGRYGDARILRVEPTLIQQALDRGEVAVVAGFMGTTPEGELTTLGRGGSDTTAVALAAALGAQECEIFTDTEGVYTTDPHAIPEAQKLSRIGYDQMLEMAALGARVLHPRSVYYGKRYGVKIHVRSSFSYNPGTIVTEDGMELDRPVTGVALDDEIAQIGLVGIPDRPGIAARVFEALARKGVAVDMIIQGVPGHEASRTQMAFTVNQDFAEEAMEALEPVLAEIGGEAQLRRDICKISIVGVALASTPGIPARMFQALSSVGANIDMIATSEVRISAIIPLQFAEAALRAVHSAFELDKPVEK encoded by the coding sequence ATGGCCCTTATCGTGCAAAAATACGGCGGAACCAGCGTGGGCGACCTCGAGCGCATCCACAAGGTGGCCCAGCGCATCCACCACTACCTCGAGAAGGGACACCGGATTGCCGTGGTGGTCTCGGCCATGGGCCGCACCACCGACGAGCTGATCGCCCTGGCCAGGCGGGTCAACAAACGCCCGCCTCAGCGCGAGCTCGACATGCTCACCACCATCGGCGAGCAGCAGTCGGTGGCCCTGCTTTCAATGCAGCTCCACGCCATGGGCATCCCCGCGCGGGGTTTTACCCAGCACCAGATTGGCATCACCACCGACGGACGCTACGGCGACGCCCGCATCCTGCGGGTGGAGCCCACCCTCATCCAGCAGGCCCTGGATAGGGGGGAGGTGGCGGTGGTGGCGGGTTTTATGGGCACCACCCCGGAAGGCGAGCTGACCACCTTGGGTCGGGGCGGTTCCGATACCACCGCCGTAGCCCTGGCCGCGGCCCTGGGAGCCCAGGAGTGCGAGATTTTTACCGACACCGAAGGGGTCTACACCACCGACCCCCACGCCATTCCCGAGGCCCAGAAGCTGAGCCGCATCGGCTACGATCAGATGCTGGAGATGGCCGCCCTGGGGGCGCGGGTGCTGCACCCCCGGTCGGTCTACTACGGCAAGCGCTATGGGGTGAAAATCCACGTGCGCAGCAGCTTTTCCTACAACCCTGGCACCATTGTTACGGAGGATGGAATGGAACTCGATCGCCCAGTGACGGGGGTAGCCCTCGACGATGAAATTGCCCAGATTGGCCTGGTTGGCATCCCCGACCGGCCCGGTATCGCCGCGCGGGTCTTTGAGGCCCTGGCCCGCAAGGGGGTGGCGGTGGACATGATTATCCAGGGCGTGCCCGGCCACGAGGCCAGCCGCACCCAGATGGCCTTCACGGTCAACCAGGACTTCGCCGAGGAGGCCATGGAGGCCCTCGAGCCGGTTCTGGCCGAGATTGGCGGCGAGGCCCAGCTAAGGCGGGACATCTGCAAAATCTCCATCGTGGGCGTGGCCCTGGCCTCGACCCCCGGCATTCCGGCCCGCATGTTCCAGGCCCTCTCGAGCGTGGGGGCCAACATCGACATGATCGCCACCAGCGAGGTGCGCATCTCCGCCATCATCCCCCTACAGTTCGCCGAGGCCGCCCTGCGCGCGGTGCACAGCGCCTTCGAGCTGGATAAGCCGGTGGAAAAGTAA
- a CDS encoding phosphoribosyltransferase: MSETANYSGKQYLTWQDITNLVSKLLGQLNPNDFDCILAVTRGGMIPACLVSEATDQRNILTAAVMFYTDVGETIKDPVFLQFPSDSLLYGKRVLIVDDVWDSGKTAVAVRERIKMAGGHPRVAVLHYKPLKSQFPGDAPDYYAAETDAWIVYPWDPVQGWTTLGQGASQA; encoded by the coding sequence ATGAGTGAAACCGCCAACTACTCCGGCAAGCAGTACCTGACCTGGCAGGACATCACCAACCTGGTCTCCAAGCTGCTGGGCCAGCTCAACCCCAACGACTTCGACTGCATTCTGGCGGTCACGCGGGGCGGCATGATTCCGGCCTGTCTGGTCTCGGAAGCCACCGACCAGCGCAATATCCTGACCGCCGCGGTGATGTTTTACACCGATGTGGGCGAGACCATCAAAGACCCGGTGTTCTTGCAGTTCCCCTCGGATAGCCTGCTCTATGGTAAACGGGTCTTGATTGTGGACGATGTGTGGGACTCGGGCAAAACCGCCGTAGCGGTGCGGGAGCGCATCAAGATGGCGGGAGGGCATCCGCGGGTAGCGGTCTTGCACTACAAACCCCTAAAAAGCCAGTTCCCCGGTGACGCCCCCGACTACTACGCGGCCGAGACCGACGCCTGGATTGTGTACCCCTGGGACCCCGTGCAGGGCTGGACGACGCTGGGCCAGGGGGCCAGCCAGGCCTGA
- a CDS encoding malate dehydrogenase — protein sequence MKPPVRVAVTGAAGQIGYSLLFRIAAGEMLGKDQPVILQLLEITPALKALGGVIMELEDCAFPTLAGIVATDDPNIAFGDADYALLVGAMPRKQGMERADLLQANGAIFTAQGRALSENARKHVKVLVVGNPANTNALITYKNAPNLSPRQIHAMTRLDHNRAISQLAARLKVPVSEIKKMTIWGNHSLTQYPDLFHCEVGGRNAYELVGDHDWYANTYIPKVAKRGAEIIEARGASSAASAASAAIDHMRDWALGTPAGDWVSMAIPSDGSYGIPEGLVYSYPCVCKDGDFEIVQGLEINEFSRSKMDASAKELADERDAVLQLGLIK from the coding sequence ATGAAACCCCCTGTACGTGTGGCAGTTACCGGTGCAGCCGGTCAGATTGGCTATAGTCTGCTGTTCCGCATTGCTGCGGGTGAGATGCTGGGCAAAGACCAGCCGGTGATTCTGCAACTGCTGGAGATCACCCCGGCCCTCAAGGCCCTGGGCGGGGTGATTATGGAGCTCGAGGACTGCGCCTTCCCCACCCTGGCCGGCATCGTTGCCACCGACGACCCCAACATCGCTTTCGGCGATGCCGATTACGCTTTACTGGTCGGGGCCATGCCCCGCAAGCAAGGCATGGAGCGCGCCGATTTGCTCCAGGCCAACGGCGCCATCTTTACCGCCCAGGGCCGGGCCCTCTCCGAGAACGCCCGCAAGCACGTCAAGGTGCTGGTGGTGGGCAACCCCGCCAACACCAACGCCCTCATCACCTACAAAAACGCCCCCAACCTCTCGCCGCGCCAGATCCACGCCATGACCCGCCTCGACCACAACCGGGCCATCTCCCAGCTCGCCGCCCGGCTTAAGGTACCGGTCAGCGAGATCAAGAAGATGACCATCTGGGGCAACCACTCCCTCACCCAGTACCCCGACCTATTCCACTGCGAGGTGGGCGGGCGAAACGCCTACGAGCTGGTAGGCGACCACGACTGGTACGCCAACACCTACATCCCCAAAGTGGCCAAGCGCGGCGCGGAGATTATCGAGGCCCGCGGGGCTTCCTCGGCGGCCTCGGCGGCCAGTGCGGCCATTGACCACATGCGCGACTGGGCCCTGGGCACCCCGGCGGGCGACTGGGTGAGCATGGCCATCCCCTCCGACGGTTCGTATGGCATTCCCGAGGGGCTGGTGTACAGCTACCCCTGCGTCTGCAAAGACGGCGACTTTGAAATCGTGCAGGGCCTGGAGATCAACGAGTTCAGCCGCAGCAAGATGGACGCCAGCGCCAAAGAGCTGGCCGACGAGCGCGACGCGGTGTTGCAGTTGGGGCTCATCAAGTAA
- a CDS encoding NAD-dependent malic enzyme, producing MTVSRYYDVKRDERGKRYLEPFIEGSLLLGLPLLNKGTAFTHEERRALKLEGLLPPHVTSLEEQKQRNYRRYRLIENDLEKHIFLRNLQDRNEVLFYALFVDHMSEMLPILYTPTVGEAVKQFSHIYRYPRGFTASTDNIHEIDQALANVPLNDVRLAVATDSSAILGIGDQGFGGMAIAIGKLSIYTAAGGLGPDKALPIELDVGTNRADLINDPLYLGVRHRRLSGEEYYAFMDRFVEAFCKRYPNAVMQWEDFGKDTAFTVLERYRKVLPSFNDDIQGTGAVTLAGVLSACRIKGQNLSDQRILVYGAGAGGIGVAQALLDGLMREGLTEAEALERLFVLDSKGLLLSNRSMEAYKQKFAKDPALIKDWRIAGEAPNLYETVVNGRITVLLGLSGQAGSFTEPVVQAMQANTEQPIIFPLSNPTSSSEAIPEEILRWTGGKALVAAGSPFAPVELDGRVYPIGQGNNAFVFPGLGFGTVLSKAKEVSDGMVLEAAYALYDYTRQHHPDRIYPPTSELREVSQLVASRVIRQAMKEGLAREERLKGLGMEAIQAYVAERFWQPRYLPYKPAAHNR from the coding sequence ATGACCGTCAGTCGCTACTACGATGTGAAGCGTGATGAGCGAGGCAAGCGCTATCTGGAGCCTTTTATCGAGGGTTCGCTCTTGCTGGGGCTGCCCCTGCTGAACAAGGGCACCGCCTTCACCCACGAAGAGCGCAGAGCCCTCAAGCTCGAGGGCCTCCTGCCGCCGCACGTGACCAGCCTCGAGGAGCAAAAGCAGCGCAACTACCGGCGCTACCGCCTGATCGAAAACGACCTGGAAAAGCACATCTTCTTGCGCAACCTGCAAGACCGCAACGAGGTGCTGTTCTACGCGCTGTTTGTAGACCACATGAGCGAGATGCTGCCCATTCTGTACACGCCCACGGTGGGCGAGGCGGTTAAGCAGTTCTCGCACATCTACCGTTACCCGCGGGGCTTTACGGCCTCCACCGACAACATCCACGAGATCGATCAGGCTCTGGCCAACGTGCCCCTCAACGACGTGCGCCTGGCCGTGGCCACCGATTCCTCGGCCATTCTGGGCATTGGCGACCAGGGCTTTGGGGGCATGGCCATCGCCATCGGCAAGCTTTCGATCTACACCGCGGCGGGCGGCCTGGGGCCCGACAAGGCCCTGCCCATCGAGCTGGACGTGGGCACCAACCGCGCCGATCTCATCAACGACCCGCTCTACCTGGGGGTGCGGCACCGCCGGCTCTCGGGCGAGGAGTACTACGCCTTTATGGATCGTTTTGTGGAGGCTTTCTGCAAGCGCTACCCCAACGCGGTCATGCAGTGGGAGGACTTCGGCAAGGACACGGCTTTTACCGTGCTCGAGCGCTACCGCAAGGTGCTCCCTTCCTTCAACGACGACATCCAGGGCACCGGCGCAGTTACGCTGGCCGGGGTGCTCTCGGCCTGCCGGATCAAGGGCCAGAACCTTTCTGACCAGCGCATCCTGGTCTATGGGGCTGGGGCCGGGGGCATTGGGGTGGCCCAGGCCCTGCTCGACGGCCTGATGCGCGAGGGTCTGACCGAGGCCGAGGCCCTGGAACGCCTGTTTGTGCTGGATTCCAAGGGCCTGCTGCTCAGCAACCGCAGCATGGAAGCCTACAAGCAGAAGTTCGCCAAAGACCCAGCCCTGATCAAGGACTGGCGCATCGCCGGGGAGGCCCCCAACCTGTACGAAACGGTGGTGAATGGCCGGATTACGGTTTTGCTGGGGCTGTCGGGCCAGGCAGGTTCGTTTACCGAGCCCGTCGTCCAGGCGATGCAGGCCAACACCGAGCAGCCCATTATCTTCCCCCTTTCCAACCCCACCAGCTCGTCGGAGGCCATCCCCGAGGAAATCCTGCGCTGGACGGGCGGCAAAGCTCTAGTGGCCGCGGGGAGTCCCTTTGCGCCGGTGGAGCTGGATGGCCGGGTTTACCCAATCGGCCAGGGGAACAATGCCTTTGTGTTTCCGGGCCTGGGCTTTGGTACGGTGCTCTCCAAAGCCAAAGAAGTCTCCGATGGTATGGTGCTCGAGGCGGCCTACGCCCTCTACGACTACACCCGCCAGCACCACCCCGACCGCATATACCCCCCCACCTCGGAACTGCGCGAGGTCAGCCAGTTGGTGGCCTCGAGGGTGATCCGCCAGGCCATGAAGGAGGGGCTGGCCCGCGAGGAGCGCTTGAAGGGGCTGGGTATGGAGGCCATCCAGGCCTATGTGGCCGAGCGCTTCTGGCAGCCCCGCTATCTGCCTTATAAGCCCGCCGCCCACAACAGATAA
- the hspR gene encoding heat shock protein transcriptional repressor HspR, fused homodimer type, producing MDKKDRPVYIISVAAELVDMHPQTLRLYERKGLIQPKRSGGKTRLYSERDVEKLREIRRLTQELGVNLAGVEEIMKLRDELWALEQRFREEAERLKQELGEKLEALKTPPALPPPGESKSKKTDDKERPVYIISVAAELVGMHPQTLRLYEREGLVTPSRTSGKTRLYSERDVEKLREIRRLTQELGVNLAGVEEIIRLRDELDIQQNRLESEIARLRLALLRELKPEKSDQSDQKKAKSSAG from the coding sequence ATGGATAAGAAAGACCGTCCGGTGTACATCATTTCGGTTGCCGCCGAACTGGTGGATATGCACCCCCAGACTTTGCGCCTGTATGAGCGTAAGGGCCTCATTCAGCCCAAGCGCTCGGGGGGCAAGACCCGGCTGTACTCCGAACGGGACGTGGAGAAGTTACGGGAGATTCGCCGCCTGACCCAGGAGCTGGGGGTCAACCTGGCCGGGGTGGAGGAGATTATGAAACTGCGCGACGAGCTATGGGCGCTCGAGCAGCGGTTTCGCGAGGAGGCCGAGCGGCTCAAGCAGGAGCTGGGGGAGAAGCTCGAGGCCCTCAAAACGCCCCCGGCCCTGCCACCCCCTGGTGAGTCCAAAAGCAAGAAAACCGACGACAAAGAACGGCCGGTTTATATCATCTCGGTGGCGGCGGAGCTGGTGGGCATGCACCCCCAGACCCTACGCCTCTACGAGCGGGAGGGCCTGGTCACGCCCAGCCGCACCTCTGGCAAAACCCGTCTCTACTCCGAACGGGACGTAGAAAAGCTGCGGGAGATTCGTCGGCTGACCCAGGAGCTGGGGGTCAACCTGGCCGGGGTGGAGGAGATCATCCGCCTGCGCGATGAACTGGATATCCAGCAAAACCGGCTCGAGTCCGAAATTGCCCGCCTGCGCCTGGCGCTTCTGCGCGAGCTAAAGCCGGAGAAAAGCGACCAAAGCGACCAGAAGAAAGCCAAGTCCTCGGCGGGTTAG
- the murJ gene encoding murein biosynthesis integral membrane protein MurJ, translating to MSRILRNTLLVMAGTLASRLLGQVRQTILTNLPLPDTTKDAFWVAYRIPNLLRELLAEGAIQNALIPVLTGLPPEEARTFARRFGAFLLGVNLVILGLGLLFAPQIAGALLWLAELSLAQPSPLRDPAVFEQLVLLIRLVMPFLLSISMASLFSSMLQSGERFGLTSFSPVAFNLGSIALMLLFPSSIAALGLSVTLGGALQALVQLPALKGYGLEFRWHPAFRAALGRIGPFAFTTSVRQFLNLVLLSILAAYPTAAVTGFQNGELLFTTALGLLAVSPAMAAFPRLSALAGNGEVSKARELLFRIMARLAVPLAFASAMLVALAPWIVGTLYAFTDHFSEANRAYTTQTVMALGFALLPWGLNQLMLRGFYAVGQVGQAVGVTATIALLNTFGYWLLREQGLFVLNLATGLAGWLGLAIYAQRLQVFQMVRPAQVWGITARATLAAAPAGGVAYLVAVQFGVPAFFLHNILPLALGGSAGLLVFVGLAYALRLPLKLR from the coding sequence ATGTCACGCATCCTTCGCAACACCCTTCTGGTCATGGCCGGTACCCTCGCCAGCCGCCTGCTGGGCCAGGTGCGCCAGACCATCCTGACCAACCTTCCGCTCCCAGACACCACCAAGGATGCCTTCTGGGTGGCCTACCGCATTCCCAACCTGCTGCGCGAGCTGCTGGCCGAGGGGGCCATCCAGAACGCCCTGATTCCGGTGCTGACCGGCCTTCCGCCCGAAGAGGCCCGCACCTTCGCCCGGCGTTTTGGGGCCTTTCTGCTGGGGGTAAATCTGGTAATTCTGGGCCTGGGCCTGCTTTTCGCCCCTCAAATTGCCGGCGCGCTGTTGTGGCTGGCCGAGCTATCCCTGGCCCAGCCCAGCCCCCTGCGCGACCCGGCAGTGTTCGAGCAGTTGGTGCTGCTGATTCGTTTGGTGATGCCATTTTTGCTCTCGATCTCGATGGCCTCGCTGTTTTCCTCGATGCTGCAATCGGGCGAGCGCTTTGGCCTCACCAGCTTCAGCCCCGTGGCCTTCAACCTGGGCTCCATTGCCTTGATGCTGTTGTTTCCCAGCAGCATTGCGGCCCTGGGTCTGTCGGTTACGCTGGGGGGGGCGTTGCAAGCCCTGGTACAGCTACCCGCCCTCAAAGGCTATGGCCTCGAGTTCAGGTGGCATCCCGCCTTCCGCGCCGCCCTGGGCCGGATTGGCCCCTTCGCCTTCACCACCTCGGTGCGGCAGTTTTTGAACCTGGTTCTGCTGAGCATTCTGGCCGCCTACCCCACCGCCGCCGTGACGGGCTTTCAAAACGGCGAGCTGCTTTTCACCACCGCGCTGGGCCTGCTGGCGGTCTCACCGGCCATGGCCGCCTTTCCCCGGCTTTCCGCCCTGGCCGGCAACGGCGAGGTTAGCAAAGCCCGCGAGCTGCTCTTCCGCATCATGGCACGGCTTGCGGTGCCGCTGGCTTTCGCCTCGGCCATGCTGGTGGCTCTAGCACCTTGGATTGTGGGAACGCTTTACGCCTTTACCGACCACTTCTCTGAGGCCAACCGGGCCTATACCACCCAGACCGTGATGGCCCTGGGCTTTGCGCTCCTCCCCTGGGGCCTGAACCAGCTCATGCTGCGGGGCTTCTATGCCGTGGGGCAGGTGGGTCAGGCGGTTGGCGTGACGGCCACCATCGCCTTGCTAAATACCTTTGGCTACTGGCTGCTGCGGGAGCAGGGTTTGTTTGTGCTCAACCTGGCCACCGGGCTGGCGGGCTGGCTAGGCCTGGCGATCTACGCCCAGCGGCTACAGGTTTTTCAGATGGTACGCCCAGCCCAGGTATGGGGAATAACCGCCAGGGCCACGCTGGCCGCCGCCCCTGCGGGTGGGGTCGCCTACCTGGTGGCAGTTCAGTTTGGAGTCCCGGCCTTCTTTTTACACAACATCCTGCCCCTTGCCCTGGGGGGGTCGGCAGGCCTGCTGGTGTTTGTGGGGCTGGCCTATGCCCTGCGCCTGCCGCTCAAGCTGCGCTAA
- a CDS encoding AAA family ATPase, which yields MKPLKLLLDGFGPYAEAQAVQFDHDVSLFAITGPTGSGKSTLLDAITYALYKATPRIGSSGLKDLKHPQAESAKVELTFAMGEQVWRVVRVVGKESQSRLEYLQQNQWKTHPASERVRELDAKLAEILGMDYETFTRAILLPQGQFDLFLRGSPKERRETLIKLYGLESLKAMRERAAARLAALNKQKDRLEGELDTLAEAEEERIAALQDEIAGLAQSERELGQRVEEIERTLKKLEELSQLYSTLEALRRRKQTWESEQPRIAETIAKLARAEQAERIWPQLEALQTSQRDLEQAQHILKAHRSELAKLEALLEKLRQGFDPERLEGLKRSQAQIPLLKDQEARLKRYGGQLELHHPSPLPFDEDRLEQLREAERLFADLARARTQAERAQTRLQAALREAEKAQAEHAELENKLKSLKDQGQGQKTELEEAKAALEREKLRQGIAHYHPHLKVGEPCPLCGHPVAALPPAQPQADLQALKTRVERLEATLTELRADYKAAQKRLDDLNEQLPKLQTQVQTLQAEADEAGKAYADLEAKSRALGSLEQVRAERTQRLAALAQEIRAVAGGLTPAAYEQQLLKELKAAQDRADQIAQAEASLTEARGKVQSQAEVVRVLEASLARQQEAVETLWREARFEDLEAVRAARLSPAEVAALRKRVQDHELEGAQIARELRELEAKLQGQEPVDAAQVAEQKQRLAELKEALDSTKQRLGARKEALKHLQKQLERKRQIQKEKADLDKQIDLWEQLELDLKGNRFQDFLLERYQSGLLSRASELIQSLSHNRYTLRLEDGDYFVFDRWTEALRPVRTLSGGESFMASLCLALSLSEHLSRGRIGALFLDEGFGTLDAETLEQVAGVLEALPSQGRLVGIVTHVEALAERMPARLEVSKSPAGSRVRWRD from the coding sequence ATGAAACCCCTCAAGCTACTCCTCGATGGCTTTGGCCCCTACGCCGAAGCGCAAGCCGTTCAGTTCGACCATGATGTGAGCCTGTTTGCCATTACCGGCCCCACCGGTTCAGGCAAAAGCACCCTGCTCGACGCCATTACCTATGCCCTTTACAAGGCCACCCCGCGCATCGGCTCGAGCGGCCTCAAAGACCTCAAGCACCCCCAGGCCGAATCGGCCAAGGTGGAGCTGACCTTTGCCATGGGCGAGCAGGTCTGGCGGGTGGTGCGGGTGGTGGGCAAGGAGAGCCAGAGCCGCCTCGAGTACCTCCAACAAAACCAGTGGAAAACCCATCCCGCCTCCGAGAGGGTGCGGGAGCTGGACGCCAAACTGGCCGAGATTCTGGGCATGGATTACGAGACCTTTACCCGGGCCATCCTGCTGCCCCAGGGCCAGTTCGACCTGTTTTTGCGCGGCTCGCCTAAAGAGCGCCGCGAGACCCTGATCAAGCTGTATGGTCTGGAGAGCCTCAAGGCCATGCGGGAACGGGCAGCGGCCCGCCTCGCGGCCCTGAACAAGCAGAAAGACCGTCTGGAAGGAGAGCTGGATACCCTGGCCGAGGCTGAGGAAGAGCGCATTGCGGCGCTGCAAGACGAAATCGCAGGGCTAGCGCAAAGCGAGCGTGAGCTGGGCCAAAGAGTGGAAGAAATCGAGCGAACCCTGAAAAAACTCGAGGAGCTGAGCCAGCTTTATAGCACCCTCGAGGCCCTGCGCCGCCGCAAGCAGACCTGGGAAAGCGAACAACCCCGCATCGCCGAAACCATTGCCAAACTCGCACGCGCCGAGCAGGCCGAGCGCATCTGGCCCCAGCTCGAGGCTTTACAGACCAGCCAGCGTGACCTCGAGCAGGCCCAGCACATCCTGAAGGCCCACCGGTCAGAGCTGGCAAAGCTCGAGGCCCTGCTCGAGAAGCTGCGCCAGGGCTTCGATCCCGAGCGCCTGGAGGGGCTCAAGCGCAGCCAGGCCCAGATACCTCTGCTCAAAGACCAGGAGGCCCGCCTCAAGCGCTACGGGGGCCAGCTCGAGCTGCACCACCCCAGCCCGCTGCCCTTTGACGAAGACCGCCTCGAGCAGCTGCGCGAGGCTGAGCGGCTCTTTGCCGACCTCGCCCGAGCCCGCACCCAGGCCGAACGGGCCCAGACCCGCCTGCAGGCCGCTCTTCGGGAAGCAGAAAAAGCCCAGGCCGAGCACGCGGAGCTGGAAAACAAGCTCAAGAGCCTCAAAGACCAGGGCCAGGGCCAAAAAACGGAGCTGGAAGAAGCCAAAGCGGCCCTCGAGCGTGAAAAACTCCGGCAGGGCATCGCACACTACCACCCCCATCTCAAGGTGGGCGAGCCCTGCCCCCTCTGCGGCCATCCGGTCGCTGCCCTACCCCCGGCCCAGCCCCAGGCCGACCTCCAGGCCCTCAAAACCCGGGTGGAACGCCTCGAGGCCACCCTCACCGAGCTGCGGGCCGACTACAAAGCCGCACAGAAGCGCCTCGACGACCTGAACGAGCAACTGCCAAAGCTACAAACGCAGGTGCAAACCCTTCAAGCCGAGGCCGATGAGGCCGGCAAGGCCTATGCAGACCTGGAAGCCAAAAGCCGGGCCCTGGGCAGCCTCGAGCAGGTTCGGGCAGAACGCACCCAGCGCCTGGCCGCGCTGGCGCAGGAAATCCGCGCCGTTGCTGGCGGCCTGACCCCAGCAGCCTACGAGCAGCAGCTTCTGAAAGAGCTCAAAGCTGCCCAGGACCGGGCCGATCAGATCGCCCAGGCCGAGGCCAGCCTGACCGAAGCCAGGGGCAAAGTCCAGAGCCAGGCCGAGGTGGTGCGGGTGCTGGAAGCCAGCCTGGCCCGGCAGCAGGAGGCTGTAGAGACCCTCTGGCGCGAGGCCCGGTTCGAAGACCTCGAGGCCGTCCGGGCGGCCCGCCTGAGCCCGGCCGAGGTAGCGGCCCTACGCAAACGGGTGCAGGATCACGAGCTCGAGGGGGCCCAGATAGCCCGCGAGCTCAGGGAGTTAGAAGCAAAGCTACAGGGCCAGGAGCCGGTGGACGCAGCCCAGGTGGCCGAACAAAAGCAGCGCCTGGCCGAACTGAAAGAGGCCCTCGACTCGACCAAGCAGCGCCTGGGCGCCAGAAAGGAAGCGCTCAAACACCTGCAGAAGCAGCTCGAGCGCAAGCGTCAGATCCAGAAAGAAAAAGCGGATCTGGACAAACAGATCGACCTCTGGGAGCAGCTCGAGCTGGATCTCAAGGGCAACCGCTTCCAGGACTTCTTGCTGGAGCGCTATCAGTCCGGCCTGCTCTCCAGGGCTTCCGAACTCATCCAGTCGCTCTCGCATAACCGCTATACCTTGCGGCTCGAGGACGGCGATTACTTCGTATTCGACCGCTGGACTGAGGCCCTGAGGCCGGTGCGCACCCTTTCGGGGGGGGAAAGTTTCATGGCCAGCCTGTGCCTGGCGCTCTCGCTCTCCGAGCACCTCTCCCGTGGCCGAATCGGCGCGCTGTTTCTGGACGAAGGGTTCGGCACCCTCGACGCCGAAACGCTGGAACAGGTGGCCGGGGTGCTGGAAGCCCTGCCCAGCCAGGGCCGCCTAGTGGGCATCGTCACCCACGTCGAGGCCCTGGCCGAGCGAATGCCTGCGCGCCTGGAGGTCTCCAAATCGCCAGCGGGGAGCCGCGTGCGCTGGAGGGATTGA
- a CDS encoding metallophosphoesterase family protein — protein MRILHTADWHLGKVLKGRERTPEIRQALQALLGLVRSERIELVLVAGDLFDRSVVSTEAEAAAFEFFVGLRELQVPALVIAGNHDSRERLEALSPLLSLTGATVFGNLRFAEQGGVVEALGARVALLPFLSERRLVKAGDLLQGDGAEWKKTYGQGMGLILKNLATGFSGDLNLLMAHLTVEGGQLGGGEFTFHTTNTYAIQPGDFPQTLSYVALGHLHRQQQVCEAPLAWYAGSLIQLDFGEGENSDRGALIVEVAPGLPARVHPIRERWGKPLKTFRLSRETLDRRWEEVRTFPGYSKIVIEGPGNAALRERLFKELPDLLEVEFHTPEAEIKGPTPVDTENLDWVEAYAEYRRTTTAKEASPELLEAFKQVYEEAHTPSNQPAH, from the coding sequence ATGCGTATTCTGCACACAGCAGACTGGCACCTGGGCAAGGTGCTCAAAGGGCGGGAGCGCACCCCGGAAATTCGACAGGCCTTGCAAGCCCTGTTGGGGCTGGTGCGCTCCGAGCGCATCGAGCTGGTGCTGGTGGCCGGCGACCTCTTCGACCGGAGCGTGGTGTCCACCGAAGCCGAGGCCGCTGCCTTCGAGTTTTTTGTGGGCCTGCGCGAGCTGCAGGTTCCGGCCCTGGTAATTGCCGGCAACCACGACAGCCGCGAGCGCCTCGAGGCCCTCTCGCCCCTGCTCTCCCTGACCGGGGCCACCGTGTTTGGCAACCTGCGCTTTGCCGAACAGGGCGGGGTGGTGGAGGCCCTCGGGGCCCGGGTGGCGCTGCTGCCTTTTTTGTCGGAGCGACGGCTGGTCAAGGCGGGCGACCTGCTGCAGGGCGACGGCGCGGAGTGGAAGAAAACCTATGGCCAGGGCATGGGCCTGATTCTGAAAAACCTGGCTACCGGCTTTAGCGGCGACCTCAACCTGCTGATGGCCCACCTGACCGTGGAGGGCGGCCAGTTGGGGGGCGGCGAGTTCACCTTTCACACCACCAACACCTACGCCATCCAGCCGGGCGACTTTCCCCAGACCCTGAGCTACGTGGCCCTGGGCCATCTGCACCGCCAGCAGCAGGTCTGCGAGGCCCCGCTGGCCTGGTATGCGGGCTCTTTGATCCAGCTCGACTTTGGTGAGGGAGAAAACAGCGACCGGGGCGCCCTGATTGTGGAGGTGGCGCCAGGCTTACCAGCCCGGGTACACCCCATCCGTGAGCGCTGGGGCAAGCCGCTCAAAACCTTCCGGCTGAGCCGTGAAACCCTGGATCGCCGCTGGGAGGAGGTGCGGACTTTTCCTGGCTACAGCAAAATTGTGATCGAAGGCCCCGGCAACGCCGCCCTGCGCGAGCGATTGTTCAAGGAGCTGCCGGATCTGCTCGAGGTGGAGTTTCACACCCCAGAGGCAGAAATAAAAGGCCCCACCCCGGTAGACACCGAAAACCTGGACTGGGTGGAAGCCTATGCCGAATACCGCCGGACAACCACCGCCAAGGAGGCCAGCCCCGAACTGCTGGAGGCCTTCAAGCAGGTCTACGAAGAGGCCCACACCCCCAGCAACCAGCCCGCGCACTGA